The DNA sequence GCCCACTACCGTCACTATACTCAAAGCAGATCAACCATACTATTATGAGATGGCATCATTAATAAACAACGCTTATTAACGCTCCCTCCAATGTCAATTTAGGTCATTCCTATGCGTCAGTACGTTATGTGGCGTGAGAAAATAATGAGCAAGCTGAGTTCCGGGAGACCTCTCCTGGGTGCCTGGATAACTATCTCACATCCTGAGATCGTTGACATACTCTCGAACATGCCCTTCGACTGGTTCATGTTTGACATGGAGCATGCCCCCCTCACGGTGAGGGATGTTGAGACGTTGTTGATGCCTCTTAAGGGAACGGACATAATACCGTTTGTGAGGGTTGCGTGGAACGATCCAGTCCTCATTAAGCTTGCTTTAGATCTAGGAGTTGCCGGGGTTCTCGTTCCATGGGTGAACAGCAAGGAGGAGGCAGAACGTGCTGTGAGGGCTGTCCGCTACCCTCCTGCCGGCATCAGGGGTGTGGGACCGCGGAGGTGCGTTAGCTACGGCATCCAGAACGTGACGGAGTACTTCCAGAGATGGAATGAGCTAGCCACGCTCATAGTTCAGATAGAGACCAAGATAGCGTATGAGAACCTTGATGAGATATTATCGACTGAGGGGGTGTCAGGGGTTTTCGTAGGGCCCTCTGACCTCTCAGCCTCGCTAGGGTACTTCGGCAGGGTGGACTCTCAGGAGTTTACGAGGGTGCTTGAGGACATAGTTGAGCGGGCTAGAAGGCATGCTGGAAAGATCGTGGGTATAATGGCGACGACGCCGGACTTCGCTAAGAGAGTTGTTGATATGGGCTACAACTTCATATCGTTATCCCATGATACGAGGTACCTGATCAGGGGGGCTGAGCTGTATCTGAAAGCAGTTCAACAGCATTAGCCGGGATCCCATTCTTCGCAAGAGCCAGTAACTCAGGTTATTTCAGCCTGCGTTCCTTCAACGAGCTTACCCACTCATAGCTCACTCGTTGGGCGAAGGCTCTGGTAAGCCTGACGGTGTTGACGACGTCCTTGAGATCCACCACCTCCACCGGCGAATGTATGTAACGCGACGGTATTGAGACCACCCCCGCAGGAACGCCCTCTTTATTGAGGGCAATCACCGAGGCGTCGGTAGTGCCTCCTGCAAGTACCTCAACTTGATACGGTATGCCCAACTCTTCAGCGGTTTTCAGCAGGACGTCTACGACCTCCGGATGGGCTATGAGTCCTGATGCAGACCGGCCGTCAGCTATCTTAATAGCAGGCCCCCTCCCCAGCTGTGTACACCACTCGTGCTCAGACACACCGGGAAAGTCACTGGCTACAGTCACGTCCAGCGCTAGGGCCAAGTCAGGGGTTATCGAATACGCAGCAACCTCAGCCCCCTTAAGCCCTACCTCCTCCTGAACCGTCGCCACGGCATACACGTCAAGCTCAGGCGCTTCAATATATTCGAACGCTTTAATCATAGCGGCTAAACCAACCCTGTCGTCTATTGCCTTTCCTGTGACTCTGTCGCCTGACAGGATGCTTAGCTCCCTATCGAAAACGACAATGTCGCCAACCTTCACACCAAGTTTAAGGACCTCATCTCTTGAGGATGCTCCTATATCAAGGAATAACTCCTTTAACTCCGGGATCTGCCTAGCCTCCTCAGGCTTAATCACATGAGGTGGTTTCATGCCGATGACGCCTCTGTAGGTTCTTCCGTCTCTAGTCCTAACGACCACTCTTTGATATACTAGGGATCTCTCAGTGAGCCCGCCTATCGGGAGTGCTCTGAGGAACCCCTTATCATCTACGTGTGAGACGAACAGCCCTATTTCGTCCATGTGCGCGGCCATCATAAACCTGCCATTCCCCCTTGAACCCTTCTTAACGGCAATCACGTTGCCTAGCGTGTCAATCCACAGCTTATCCGCCACACTCTTCAACCGGTCAACAACTAGATTTCTAATACTGGCTTCGTTGCCTGAAGGTCCTATCACTTCCGAGAGGGATTTAAGTAACTCAAAAACTTCATCCTTAGAAGGGCCAGGCCATACGTTCATGTGGAACACCATAATATTAAGTCATGCATGTTCAAATATAAATCCTGCATTATAGCAAGCAGGTATACAGAGCTCTCAGCGGTTAATCCCTTTGAACCCACGTAACAGCCACTACAACATGTCGTAGACTTGTAAGATAGTTGGGATGGACGTCGTTTGAAGCTGGGATAACCCGTGAAGAAGTATAATGTGGTGTTGAAGTCGTGAAAGCCAAACCTTACCGATCTTTAAAAATACAATGTAATAAGATGCACTATTTACTTCCTCCTTATAAAGAAGAGTGCAAGTATCGCTACTACTGCCAACACAACTACTACGGGTATTAGCGTGTCAGTCATGCTGGGTTGCGTTACTGTAATGGTTGCGGTGATTTGCTGAGTCCGTGTAAGGATTGTAGTGGTTGTATGGGTAACTGGCTGTGTTACTGTGGTAGTGAGTGACTGTATTTGTGTGTGGACGGAGGTCGTAGTGCGCGTTACCGGCTGTGTTACCGACTGTGTCACCGTAAGCGTAACTGGTTGAATTATTGTAGTCGTGAGGGTTGGCGTGGGCTCAGTCCCAACGATCTTTGGTTTATAGCCCGTGATCTGGGCAACCCATTCTATGAAGGTCCACGGTTCGTAATCGGCTCCGTGCTCGCCCTCCCAGTAAATTTCGAAGTTGACGCTCTTGCCAGCATTCTCTAGAGCTATGGCTAGGTTGGTCCACATAGTTATCGCGGCATGATTGTCTTTAGAACCTGTGCGGATCCACCAATACTGCGATATGTGAGGCCAGTCCTGCTTTATAAAGTACATTGGGTTCATCATATTTATGATCTGTCTTAGCTCGGGGTCGATGCAGGCGCTCGGGTCGCCGGTATCCCATTTAACGCAGAAGTCCGTGAAGTGTCGTGCTGGAACTGTTTCGTTTCCGAAGAGGAGAACCTCTGGCGTAAGCCCGAGGGCGAAGACATCTCCGAAGGTTAGTTTCTCCGGTAGAGTCAGATTCTCAGGTATGTGAAGTACATCGAACGCTGGACAGCCCTTCATCCTGGATATGCCGTACTCAAGGTATTCGTTCCACGTGAATGAAGCTGTTTGGGTGACTGGATCCCACATGATCCAGCTATTCCGCTGTAGGTACTGCGCACGGTGCGGCTCTGGCAAAGCTTTTATGTATTTGATTGCTGCAGGGATTAGATAGTTCTTCACTATGTATTTCTCATAAGCCTCTGGAGTTGCAAGCAGTTCACCGTTTCTGTCCAGTAGGTTTAACTCTCTGAGATATTCCGGCCAGAGCGACCTCAGCATCTGAGATATGGTCTGGTTAACCAGACTGCCTGTTGGTAATGGTTTAAGTCCGAATTCCCACTCGTACATCATGTCGGCATGCTCTAAATCGGTTATTGGGCAGTAGGGAGCAGCAGCAAAAACACGATCGCTAGCTTCTGCAGCCCCGAGCTGTTGTAAATACGGTTCGTAAAGCGGGCTGTCGCCCGAAGCCGCTAAAAGTGCAGAGAGGGCGCCACCAGCACTAGTACCGATTGGGATAATCCACTCCTCATTACCTGGGAATGTGTCGCTGTTATAGCGCATGTACCTGATTACTGCCTTCAGATCCACGATGGCCGCAGGTGCTTTGCCGTACCACGTGCCGTTTGAGAATCTGCAGTCCCACCCGCGCACTCCTGGTACGGCGACTACGTAACCCGCTGCTAGTGCAAGTGCTACACGTTCAGCTCCTGTGACCCTGGTCGCGAAACCTGTGACGTTGTCAACCCGTATTACTACATCATTTAATGGTATCCCGTTTTCACCGCCTAGTATGTTCGATACAGAGAAGTAACCCCCAACATTGATTACAAGTATTATAGGGGCGTTCGAAACGTCAATATAGGTGTTGTTAACTTTTATCGGAACTACGACGTCCATACTCTGGTAATTGGGATTCACTGGCTTAGCGACGTAGGGTATGTGGTGGTAGCGCTTAAACACTACAGTGGTCTCAGAGAAGGGAGTGATTACCTTTATAGTGTGTAGGGTGTAATCATTAACGGGGAACCGTAGAGGATCGACGTTGCTAGACTCGTTCGTTGATGCACTGATTACACTTGCTGACGTCATCGTGGTGAATGCCGATAAGATTAGTGCAAATACCATGCTGTAGATATATAAGGTAGTAGTCTGTTTCGCAGATTACACCGTGGTTTTATATTTTTCAAAGCATATAAAGATTTCTACTGTGAACGGAATACGTACCTTGAGGGTGAAGTTATTAACGAGAAAGTAACACACCTTTAGGCGATGTATGTGGAGGAAGTTGTAATTGCTGAGAGACTTAGAGATGCCGAGCAGGTTCTGAAGAGAGTAGTTGTCCCTGGATTTGATGTGGACGTTATTACGTCGGGGGTTGTGACTAGGTTGAGAATATCTAAGGATGGGAGGAGGCTGGTGGTTTACTTGGATTTCAAACGGAGCGATCCTAAGTGTCCGTTCTGCATGTTCATAAGTCACGCCCTGTGGACCACCATAGCTAGGGAGATTCGGGACTCTCTCCTGGGAAGAGGTTTATTCGAGGAAGTCTCCGTTGTTGATGAGGTTACTAACGCGCAGGTCATTTAGGAGGGGATTCCGTGTCGGAGTTGTGCACGGATTGACCACCTAGCTATTACACTGCTTATCTTAGTGAGCAATCGTATAATGCTTTAGGTGTTGCGGGTGGACGATAAGGACTGGGTGCTGAAGAGCTCGATAGTCAAGGTGATGATCAAGCTGGGGCTTCCTATAGGCGTCATGCAGGCTCTAAACGTCATCTACAATCTGACGGATATGTTTTGGTTGGGGAGGCTTGGGAGGGAGGCGTTAGCAGCGATCAACGCCACCTGGCCCGTGGTCTTCTTGGTTGTGGCCGGGCTCGCTGGCGTGCTCCAGGCTGGCATTTCCCTAGTGTCCCAATACTGGGGGGCCAAGGACTATGAATCCTCCATGAGGGCGGCAGGGCAGGTGCTCCTGCTGGTTTTGCTAGCGGGGCCGCCGGTCAGTCTGGCGGCTTACGCCGCGTTGCCTCCGCTCCTGCAGCTGATGGGGGTTCCTCAGGACGTGATTCCTGGGGCTGTGACGTATGGGAGGATCTTCACACTGGGTCTCACGGTGTTCGGCTTAATGGACGCCACGGTATCGATATTCAGCGCTGCAGGCGACACTTTAGCGCCGATGAAGATCAGGCTCTTCGGGGTGCTTCTTAACGTGATCCTGGATCCCGTGCTGATTTTCGGTGTAGGGTTGATACCACCGCTCGGGATTGCTGGGGCTGCTATAGCCACCTTAGCAAGCGACCTAGTTGCGGCACTGCTGGCACTCCATGTCCTGGTTAAGGGGGTCAGGGGGGAGAGGCTTAGACCCCTTCATTTAAGACCGCGCCCAGGCTTGCTGAGCAAGCTAGTTAAGATAGGACTCCCGCTCTCCATCTCTTCAATGGGTGAGGCGGGAGGGTTTGCACTGCTAACGGCCATAATAAGTATGATGGGTAGTGCCGCGCTGGCGTCATGGGGTGTTGGGGACAGGCCTGTGGGACTCCTCGACATATTTGTGGCTAGCCTTCTGGGTGCAACCACTACTATAGTCGGCCAGAGCTTAGGGGCCGGGATGTACGACAGGGCTAAAGAGACTGCTCTTAAATCTGTCCTCTACAGTGTGGCGATGGTCGCCGCGGGCATCAGTGCCTTCATACTAGTGAGATACGACATCGTGTCGTTCTTCACTCCCTCAGACCCGGAGGTGATTCGGTACGCCGCCGACTTCCTACTGTATATGGGGCCCTCCATAGTTTTCTTCGTAATTTTAAGGGTCGCGTTCGCCGTAGCCAGCGGTTCAGGTCACACAAAGCCTGTGATGTTCTTAAGCCTCTTCAGACTATGGGTCCTGAGGAACGTGTTGGCTACCTCTTCGGCCCGGGTCCGTTTGGGATCGGCGTCAAGGGCCTGTGGATTGGCATGTCCGTGAGCAACGTAATAACGGGCATGCTAGCGCTGGTGTGGGTGTTGAGGGGTAGCTGGCTGAAACCTGTGATAAAGACATGAGCGGTAACGGGGTTTCGATGCCATAATGTACTGCTTGCGTGTGGTCTCACCTAAACGCGTTTATAATCACGTACCCCGATTTCTACTGGGTGATTTCAATGTATTTCGTAAACGAGGCTGTTAAGGAACTCCTGAAGCTTTACAGGAGGGTGTGGGCCTTATCGCATGCAATGTCCGTTATGGGATGGGACTTAGAGACGTACATGCCTGCCGAGGGCATTGAAGAGAGGAGCGTCGCCCATGCCGAGTTAAGCCTCATGGTTCAAGAGTCTCTACTTCGCAGGGAGTTCCTTGAAGCTCTTGAAAGGGCTTCAAAGCAGGAGTCCTTAAACGATTATGAAAGGGGAGTAGTGAGGGTTCTCGGGAGGGAGGTCAGGATCGCCAAGGCATTGCCTCCGAAACTTGTTGAGGAGTTGGCCAGGGTGACTCAGGAGGGTAGGATGGCATGGAAGGCCGCTAGGGAAAAGAACGACTTCACCACGTTCAAACCGTACCTGGAGAAGATCGTCGAGTTAACTAGAGAGAAAGCCAACTACCTGGGGTTTAAGGAGCACCCGTACGACGCTTTGCTCGATCTTTACGAGGAGGGCATGACTGTCAGGGATGTTGAAGCGATGTTCACGTACTTAGAGCCTAACGTCAAGAAGGTCTTGGAGAGAGTTATGAGTGAGGGTAGGTATCCAGCCGAACATCCGCTAGAGAAGGAGAGGTACTTAAGGGAGGAGGCGGAGAGGCTTAACTTTATGGTTCTTGAGGCGTTCGGGTTCCCGCTTGGGAGCAGAGCCAGACTGGATGTGTCAGCACACCCGTTCACAATCAACATGGGTGTGAGGGACGTTAGGATAACCACTAGATATGAAGGCGTTGACTTCAAGAGAACCCTCTTCAGCGTTATTCATGAGTTCGGTCACGCTCTCTACGAATTGCAGGTGGATGAGGAACTTAGATACACGCCGATCGGTAGCGGTGTGTCACTCGGTATTCATGAGTCCCAGAGCAGGTTCTGGGAAAACATAGTAGGTAGGTCCAGAGCCTTCGTCGAGTCGTTCATAGATGGGATCG is a window from the Zestosphaera sp. genome containing:
- a CDS encoding aldolase/citrate lyase family protein gives rise to the protein MRQYVMWREKIMSKLSSGRPLLGAWITISHPEIVDILSNMPFDWFMFDMEHAPLTVRDVETLLMPLKGTDIIPFVRVAWNDPVLIKLALDLGVAGVLVPWVNSKEEAERAVRAVRYPPAGIRGVGPRRCVSYGIQNVTEYFQRWNELATLIVQIETKIAYENLDEILSTEGVSGVFVGPSDLSASLGYFGRVDSQEFTRVLEDIVERARRHAGKIVGIMATTPDFAKRVVDMGYNFISLSHDTRYLIRGAELYLKAVQQH
- a CDS encoding M42 family metallopeptidase; its protein translation is MNVWPGPSKDEVFELLKSLSEVIGPSGNEASIRNLVVDRLKSVADKLWIDTLGNVIAVKKGSRGNGRFMMAAHMDEIGLFVSHVDDKGFLRALPIGGLTERSLVYQRVVVRTRDGRTYRGVIGMKPPHVIKPEEARQIPELKELFLDIGASSRDEVLKLGVKVGDIVVFDRELSILSGDRVTGKAIDDRVGLAAMIKAFEYIEAPELDVYAVATVQEEVGLKGAEVAAYSITPDLALALDVTVASDFPGVSEHEWCTQLGRGPAIKIADGRSASGLIAHPEVVDVLLKTAEELGIPYQVEVLAGGTTDASVIALNKEGVPAGVVSIPSRYIHSPVEVVDLKDVVNTVRLTRAFAQRVSYEWVSSLKERRLK
- a CDS encoding subtype B tannase, which gives rise to MVFALILSAFTTMTSASVISASTNESSNVDPLRFPVNDYTLHTIKVITPFSETTVVFKRYHHIPYVAKPVNPNYQSMDVVVPIKVNNTYIDVSNAPIILVINVGGYFSVSNILGGENGIPLNDVVIRVDNVTGFATRVTGAERVALALAAGYVVAVPGVRGWDCRFSNGTWYGKAPAAIVDLKAVIRYMRYNSDTFPGNEEWIIPIGTSAGGALSALLAASGDSPLYEPYLQQLGAAEASDRVFAAAPYCPITDLEHADMMYEWEFGLKPLPTGSLVNQTISQMLRSLWPEYLRELNLLDRNGELLATPEAYEKYIVKNYLIPAAIKYIKALPEPHRAQYLQRNSWIMWDPVTQTASFTWNEYLEYGISRMKGCPAFDVLHIPENLTLPEKLTFGDVFALGLTPEVLLFGNETVPARHFTDFCVKWDTGDPSACIDPELRQIINMMNPMYFIKQDWPHISQYWWIRTGSKDNHAAITMWTNLAIALENAGKSVNFEIYWEGEHGADYEPWTFIEWVAQITGYKPKIVGTEPTPTLTTTIIQPVTLTVTQSVTQPVTRTTTSVHTQIQSLTTTVTQPVTHTTTTILTRTQQITATITVTQPSMTDTLIPVVVVLAVVAILALFFIRRK
- a CDS encoding MATE family efflux transporter, giving the protein MDDKDWVLKSSIVKVMIKLGLPIGVMQALNVIYNLTDMFWLGRLGREALAAINATWPVVFLVVAGLAGVLQAGISLVSQYWGAKDYESSMRAAGQVLLLVLLAGPPVSLAAYAALPPLLQLMGVPQDVIPGAVTYGRIFTLGLTVFGLMDATVSIFSAAGDTLAPMKIRLFGVLLNVILDPVLIFGVGLIPPLGIAGAAIATLASDLVAALLALHVLVKGVRGERLRPLHLRPRPGLLSKLVKIGLPLSISSMGEAGGFALLTAIISMMGSAALASWGVGDRPVGLLDIFVASLLGATTTIVGQSLGAGMYDRAKETALKSVLYSVAMVAAGISAFILVRYDIVSFFTPSDPEVIRYAADFLLYMGPSIVFFVILRVAFAVASGSGHTKPVMFLSLFRLWVLRNVLATSSARVRLGSASRACGLACP
- a CDS encoding carboxypeptidase M32, translating into MYFVNEAVKELLKLYRRVWALSHAMSVMGWDLETYMPAEGIEERSVAHAELSLMVQESLLRREFLEALERASKQESLNDYERGVVRVLGREVRIAKALPPKLVEELARVTQEGRMAWKAAREKNDFTTFKPYLEKIVELTREKANYLGFKEHPYDALLDLYEEGMTVRDVEAMFTYLEPNVKKVLERVMSEGRYPAEHPLEKERYLREEAERLNFMVLEAFGFPLGSRARLDVSAHPFTINMGVRDVRITTRYEGVDFKRTLFSVIHEFGHALYELQVDEELRYTPIGSGVSLGIHESQSRFWENIVGRSRAFVESFIDGIASVGPAKGRDAEDIYRYFNTVKPSLIRVDADEVTYNLHIALRFKLEKLLITGEVKVSELPELWDYEMEKLLGVRPKNYSEGVLQDIHWSMGSIGYFPTYSLGTILSAQISHYMSRDLGDLQVLILNKEFQRIKEYLRQKIHRWGATYPPKELLQKAFSTTHDPTYFVEYLENKYLK